CCTGCATTTCTGAATATTGACGTAGAATAATAAAACacctacaattatttaaataaagtaatataatgtagaaataataaaacgttaaaTAATAACTAGCGCATCTTGACTTTTGAATAAGGGAAAACATAGGTTAGCCAAGTTCGGGTAAAAAATCGCTGGTcattatgaaaaatgaaaatgaaaaattccGGTAATATTGAAAGGGTACTAATGACCCTAAGTCCTTCCCCTCATAGTCACaccaatgtttatataatattaaattattactgcATTAATTCCAGACAGTTGTTGACCCAACATTATTATGCAGGTGATTATTATGGCTTTACGGCTAGAAGGTTCATTGATAACTTTTCTCAGCGTCCACCTTTCAGAAGAAACGAGTAAATTTTCTAATTCCCAGCTTATGTCAGATATTGGCATTCCTCTTAAATTGCTTAGTTCTAAAAATTATGAACAAATTATGATATCGTGtttctaaaaataacaattctgtgatttataacttaataattatagcattatgaattatgattaacggttgaataataggtaaataCCTGATAATGCTTTGCTGTGTTCATTGCGTACAGTATACAAGTATTTAGGACTCTCgggaatacattttaaagtaggAAGTGCTAATAATACCAAACCTCCATATAGACTAAATAAGTAATGCCACGACGACTCATTACCTAAACAATACATGaaagtctattaattattaaaattgtaatcaaacaattttaatacattttgaatatttgaaaaatataaaatatcattaaattcattcTTATCAATAACTACAATATTTACCAACCTAAGATATTTCCCAGGCCTAAAAACTGAGACAACACCACACCAAAGTTCAAGCCTACTGTAAACATAACACCAAATAAACCACTTTTATTGGCAGGTGACAACTCTAATAAATACATCGGTACCATTGCCATTGTGAGGcctagaacaaatatttaatattatggatgcaatttaaatattataatcagttgaagagtacctatattgatataataatatgtgaaataatattcaaaacaacTAATGATAAGACTTACCAGCGGATAGACCAGATAAAAATcttgcaataaaaaataattctacatGAGCTAATGATTTAGAACTAAAAAAGAGGATACCAGATACTAAATTAATCAGGTATATAATTTGTAAGGTTCCTTtcctggaaaaaaaaacaaattatactatgttaactgaagttttttttattatcaattaacgatattaactatttttgtaTCAGAAatcatattgatattatgtgtaccgtattttttatcatatatatacgaGTGTTATGTATCTAGGATtcaaataaactttattttaataacatcactggcgaaaataaaacatatttatacctaatagttaTATAGTCCtcatagttaattaataattagattatgaTAATCTGTTTTGTAACCAAAGCAACATTATATAAAGTAGGTaagctaaatatatttaataaatttttcgAAGTCCATAAAATATGATGTGTTCTATTAgcacgtattttatatttaaattaatgataatattatgagactttattttggtttattcataatgtattatgtcaATATCTTAGTTTTTTCTCAAAATATAGTACGcaatgtttcaaatattttcaagcCACACATGTTAAATGGACATTATATTGAATGGCCGAATAACAGAACGGAAGCCAATTATTTACACGACAAACGCTGTATaccaaaaaatatcattttcacCAGGTTCCAAATTTGTGGAAATCAAGTGATTTTGGTTTCACCACGTTACaagtaaaacttatttttaatatctttaatataagctaaaaaataaattaatcaatgaGGACGTCAATATTTAgataaactataaagtctaatgATTTAGGGAAGGTGTGCCATTTACATTGAGTCAATTAATGCTCTACGATAAAGATGAATGTTACAACTATGTGCGACCGTTCCCTAGCTTAGAGAAGAATGCTGCAGACGACAATAAATCCATTGTAAATGCCATAGACATATACATGGGTCAAAATGGTATAGTTTGGGTATTGGATATAGGAATTATAAATACCTTAGATGAAACTACAAAGACAGAATCCGATGCGAAAATATTGGGGATTGACTATGGAGATGGACGTGTAGGttacaaaataacatatacaataaaatgcataacttttgtatcataataagtatataagatACAGATAAGCTGGTCGTCGATCGCGATGTttcaaaagataatttatttgaagcagtttattttttgaaagttgaattaaaatataattataaaatgtgtcaaTAACGCCACAATTTGCTAATGCTCTACACATCCTcgaaatatttacctatattattctaatatatattttattttatttattttttaaatgttttattcaatCTGTTACACAAAGAACAATAAGAACAATTGAGGAATAATAAAAGTAACAAAGTAGATACAACAGATCGTAGAAGTCTCCCATTGGAGGtctaatatatatgattataattaataattgaattataacaTGTTACTGTCTTGTGTTAACTTtatgtttaattcaaataatatgattttcgaacccatattattatatatatatataggtttatctGAGTGTTCCAACAAAAGTAAATGTATTTTGATTAATCGTCCAGTCGCATACAATCCTAATCGAAGTGAAACAATatgttttatgattatatttctatacataggctaataattatttacatctCATACAAATTCAGTGTTTAACTAACAACAAACTATAATTGTTTACACcttactcataaaaaaaatatcgctTTCAATTCTTACGTTcagatttatttgttttgtttatgtcAACATAGTATGACATCATCGTATAGTCCCTAATACAATGAGGTTTGATTTCGTTTTtactatagaaatatttttgtcgTAAAGCAAATATAGGCATTgtaatgttatacctataccaaaaacaaaacaataaagtCAAACGTACCTATTGTACCAACCTATAGTACACTCTTATTTCAATGATTAATATTTGCTTATCAAAAAgtctaaaataaatgttaaaaagccatttttatataatattacaagccaagtttttagtttaatatttttaacttagtacacaatttaaaaaatgatatatgtattttttaaattatttcagatAGTACATAGCATACCGCTCAGACCGTTAATATGTCGTTCGCGCAGTCGACTACAATACTTAGTTGTCGAATATGATAATGTAAACAATGataaaccaataatttatataggagACGGAGGTACTCGTTCAATTATTGTGTGGAATGTTCAAGTTAACGAAGGCTACAGAGTAAAATTGCCATATTCTGCGACTACAACATGTACAGATTTTTCTACGGAAGATGTGTTTTACCTAGTCctgattgaaaattttaattccaaTTACCTATATTTCACATATTTGTCGAGCACGGATATGTTTAAGGTACGCACCAAAGATTTACAAAAACGAATCAATCCAAAATGTATAATTGACGTTGGACGGAAACCTTGCAAAATGGTAGTTTTAGGAGCTGCATATGGGTCAGTAATGTATTTTCGAATAAAAGGAATGAACCATTTATATAGTTGGGACACAAAAGAAAGTTTTTTAGAAGAAAACATGAAAATGGTAAATTCATACCAGCCATATTACAtaccaaattaattaataataatataataacataatttaatatatagctAATAATAGCAATATCACTGTCACTTGTCAGTATCaaaggtaatattaattttaggttAAGAAAAGTGTAGACTGTCGTACAATAACACATATAGACGTTGACAATGACGGTGTTCTGTGGAAGTTAGAGAGTAACCATGAAGATTACATAGCTAACACGGTAGGGTGTTATGGAGCTAGCATAATGCTCTCACCTATAGTCGGGAAATCCGTACCTCCGCAGCTGGATCAAAATTAATCGGCCGAGTAATATTGCACAACTATAAAAATGCGgcacttaaaataactataactataaaatgatttacctGCCCAATGCATTTGCTAATTTACCACCAGCTACACCACCGATAATGCCACCAATCAAGAATACGGAAACTAGTATAGACCAAAGGCCATCAAGTTGAGCAGGTGAAAATTGTACATCATAACGATGCATGATCGTTTCATTACACCATTGTTTCAATATctataagttacattttttttttgtcatagtctgataattttcgtaatatttcatttaatattaaacataagaatttaaataaaaactttaaaaattcagctgaagttaaattaaacttgGACACTTACTTCTGCAGGGGCATTTACTACTCCAGTGTTGTATCCGGCAGGAACTGAACAGCCTAAACTAGTACTTATTGTTGTTATGACTAAAATCCATGAGACTTTAGTtgtctaaaatcaaaaataaaataaattaatacatcaatattcaatatatttgttaaaaataaattattacaaatgtattacTTTGTTAATGTGCTCTTGTTCGCCAAGTAAGTAATTTGGATCTAGTTCTTTTTTCTGATTATAGTTATCCTTATTTATTACCATTTCATTTTCCATATTAGACGTTCCTGAAAAGTTATTGAATatgattgttttttatatattatcatcagtAATGGACAATTTAATAGCAaccataaatcattttattaaaataaataaatattgggtAATGGGCATCATAATACACCTAtaagtactaataatatatttagtaatttttaataaatgtaccagttcatataggtatatgtatttttacacattaagttctaaaaaatatttttaccttacaaaaatattagttttaattttatactaatatttttactacctatatattaggaTAAATGTTCCATAatatcttgtataatatataagtattttaagttttcgATTCGTAAGCTAAgattcgattataatattactatcattattcattacctattatgttattatatcatgtgAACAAAAGGCGACGCAAATTtctcctatatattattataaactagaCATTGACGTttacagctataatattattatacaaggaGTGAGGACCGCGTAtgcgtgataataatataatatacaaaaacatgTTTGTCAATCATTGTCGGATAACTAATTTTGAGACAgacgaataaaaaaaccataataatagatattatattttacatttttatagagaTAGCCTGCCGTATGAGTCATATTgcataagttataaaataccaAAGCGTGTGCGACCAAAActatattacgatattttgatggttttaggtatacaataacCACTAATAAAACCactcaaagtataaaaaaaaaaatttatgtccCAATAGTAAAGTTTTATTGCTTTTGATTTTCCCTCGAGGATGTTCAGCGGGACGGCGGATGAAGCACACACACGaggtatttattgtttttttgttttcaaaattttttccATATTTCCGGGGGAGGACGCTTAGGAACTAGGaactttattatttgtttgttcgcttatttaattatttatttgagtgCGCCCAATTTTTATCGTCACCGCCACACCCTAGTCACGTGTTCTTCCTCCTCGTTTTTACgacattatagaaataaataacaagtCTACAAGTCCTACAGGACCTAATAATATTTCCTTTGCCACGTGTAACTTTATATAAGTCTACGCGAGTCAGTGTGTGTGGTGTACACatctcataatatatatatatattaatttattattatataataatgtaaatattgtgGCTTGGTGTGGCGCAGTGCGTGCACTCAATATTGCGGAAACGCACTGAGTGTACGTGACGGCTGGATAGTTCCCAGATGGGTGACCATCCGGGATTTTTAGCAACGAATCCTTGCCACACTTACAAGTAACGTGTTTTCAACCGTTCCTCCCCCTAATAACCTACAAACAAcctacaaacaaaacaaaaaatgtttagctGCAgctaatggcctaagttgccgggctcaagctcaataaaaaaaaaaaataatgtaaatacgtaaatagtatattatgttattataattatagctaGAGTGCACCACGGATAAgattttaacatttgttcaaccTCTATATAGATAGCTAAAAGATAGTTCACACAAGCAATTTTTTCCAGCTCacgaaaaactaataatttacaaGTTTCTTTGGCACAGATAACGTCGGGCAGGGCAGTACGTTTTCGTAAATAATTACGgatatagtttttgaaatattccaTCGTAAGTTTTATctaaatgtatacaatgaaaaatgttagtataatttataaaaatattaagttcaataTCAGCAATCAACATGCCATAATACATTTAcctgtctatataatataagcattcattCTTTATTAAtggtacctatagtacctacctataagatATGAAACCAAGTTTACTGATACGAACAATTACAGACACATTCCTACAATatcacaattaaatattatgtgaatatcgATCAAAAAATGACACTGGTGTATGGTTGTATTAATGCAGTGGTGCACAGAGGAATTTTGAGAGCATAATATTCAGTTAATCAAAATACACCCAATCGAACACTTTTATacgtaaaaaattacattacctatttaaaattaaatcttataaaatattgagtaggtacctacagactCTAAAAAGACGACAGATTTTGACGgctggttattaattattatgcctGGTATATTGATGATGAAAAAACAAAGACTGTCGATAATTTTtccagttatattttttttttcataatctctatca
Above is a window of Metopolophium dirhodum isolate CAU chromosome 3, ASM1992520v1, whole genome shotgun sequence DNA encoding:
- the LOC132940145 gene encoding solute carrier family 2, facilitated glucose transporter member 1-like isoform X2, giving the protein MCFSRTSNMENEMVINKDNYNQKKELDPNYLLGEQEHINKTTKVSWILVITTISTSLGCSVPAGYNTGVVNAPAEILKQWCNETIMHRYDVQFSPAQLDGLWSILVSVFLIGGIIGGVAGGKLANALGRKGTLQIIYLINLVSGILFFSSKSLAHVELFFIARFLSGLSAGLTMAMVPMYLLELSPANKSGLFGVMFTVGLNFGVVLSQFLGLGNILGNESSWHYLFSLYGGLVLLALPTLKCIPESPKYLYTVRNEHSKALSELSNLRGMPISDISWELENLLVSSERWTLRKVINEPSSRKAIIITCIIMLGQQLSGINAVFYYSTSIFRNAGMSTAGAQYGNLGAGVINFIVTILSTTFIDNFGRKTLLLFSSTICVFMLTALMISMILSSIGTIPGISYLLIVFVIGYVLFYGFGLGPIPFFIGSELTDVGPRPIIMSAMSVANWSGNFLVGLTFPFVNLVLKQYSFLPFIVFTVFLIIFTWKVVPETKQSLGQQSTDSE
- the LOC132940145 gene encoding solute carrier family 2, facilitated glucose transporter member 1-like isoform X1, whose amino-acid sequence is MATHNNMNNDDLRRLLGTSNMENEMVINKDNYNQKKELDPNYLLGEQEHINKTTKVSWILVITTISTSLGCSVPAGYNTGVVNAPAEILKQWCNETIMHRYDVQFSPAQLDGLWSILVSVFLIGGIIGGVAGGKLANALGRKGTLQIIYLINLVSGILFFSSKSLAHVELFFIARFLSGLSAGLTMAMVPMYLLELSPANKSGLFGVMFTVGLNFGVVLSQFLGLGNILGNESSWHYLFSLYGGLVLLALPTLKCIPESPKYLYTVRNEHSKALSELSNLRGMPISDISWELENLLVSSERWTLRKVINEPSSRKAIIITCIIMLGQQLSGINAVFYYSTSIFRNAGMSTAGAQYGNLGAGVINFIVTILSTTFIDNFGRKTLLLFSSTICVFMLTALMISMILSSIGTIPGISYLLIVFVIGYVLFYGFGLGPIPFFIGSELTDVGPRPIIMSAMSVANWSGNFLVGLTFPFVNLVLKQYSFLPFIVFTVFLIIFTWKVVPETKQSLGQQSTDSE
- the LOC132940145 gene encoding solute carrier family 2, facilitated glucose transporter member 1-like isoform X3 → MENEMVINKDNYNQKKELDPNYLLGEQEHINKTTKVSWILVITTISTSLGCSVPAGYNTGVVNAPAEILKQWCNETIMHRYDVQFSPAQLDGLWSILVSVFLIGGIIGGVAGGKLANALGRKGTLQIIYLINLVSGILFFSSKSLAHVELFFIARFLSGLSAGLTMAMVPMYLLELSPANKSGLFGVMFTVGLNFGVVLSQFLGLGNILGNESSWHYLFSLYGGLVLLALPTLKCIPESPKYLYTVRNEHSKALSELSNLRGMPISDISWELENLLVSSERWTLRKVINEPSSRKAIIITCIIMLGQQLSGINAVFYYSTSIFRNAGMSTAGAQYGNLGAGVINFIVTILSTTFIDNFGRKTLLLFSSTICVFMLTALMISMILSSIGTIPGISYLLIVFVIGYVLFYGFGLGPIPFFIGSELTDVGPRPIIMSAMSVANWSGNFLVGLTFPFVNLVLKQYSFLPFIVFTVFLIIFTWKVVPETKQSLGQQSTDSE
- the LOC132940148 gene encoding uncharacterized protein LOC132940148 — protein: MRLYFGLFIMYYVNILVFSQNIVRNVSNIFKPHMLNGHYIEWPNNRTEANYLHDKRCIPKNIIFTRFQICGNQVILVSPRYKEGVPFTLSQLMLYDKDECYNYVRPFPSLEKNAADDNKSIVNAIDIYMGQNGIVWVLDIGIINTLDETTKTESDAKILGIDYGDGRIVHSIPLRPLICRSRSRLQYLVVEYDNVNNDKPIIYIGDGGTRSIIVWNVQVNEGYRVKLPYSATTTCTDFSTEDVFYLVLIENFNSNYLYFTYLSSTDMFKVRTKDLQKRINPKCIIDVGRKPCKMVVLGAAYGSVMYFRIKGMNHLYSWDTKESFLEENMKMVKKSVDCRTITHIDVDNDGVLWKLESNHEDYIANTVGCYGASIMLSPIVGKSVPPQLDQN